In Panicum virgatum strain AP13 chromosome 4N, P.virgatum_v5, whole genome shotgun sequence, a single window of DNA contains:
- the LOC120670218 gene encoding probable aquaporin TIP2-2: protein MSGNIAFGRFDDSFSAASIKAYIAEFISTLVFVFAGVGSAIAYTKLSGGAPLDPSGLIAVAVCHGFGLFVAVAIGANISGGHVNPAVTFGLALGGQITILTGIFYWIAQLLGAIVGAVLVQFSTGVATPTHGLSGIGAFEGVVMEIIVTFGLVYTVYATAADPKKGSLGTIAPIAIGFIVGANILVAGPFSGGSMNPARSFGPAVASGDFTNIWIYWVGPLIGGGLAGIVYRYIYMCGDHAPVASSDF, encoded by the exons ATGTCGGGCAACATCGCCTTCGGCCGGTTTGATGACTCCTTCAGCGCGGCCTCAATCAAGGCCTACATCGCCGAGTTCATCTCCACCCTCGTCTTCGTCTTCGCCGGCGTCGGCTCCGCCATCGCCTACA CCAAGTTGTCCGGTGGCGCGCCTCTTGACCCTTCGGGTCTGATCGCCGTGGCGGTGTGCCACGGGTTCGGGCTCTTCGTCGCGGTCGCCATCGGCGCCAACATCTCCGGCGGCCACGTCAACCCCGCCGTCACCTTCGGCCTCGCCCTCGGCGGCCAGATCACCATCCTCACCGGCATCTTCTACTGGATCGCCCAGCTCCTCGGTGCCATCGTCGGCGCCGTCCTCGTCCAGTTCTCCACCGGCGTG GCGACCCCGACCCACGGCCTCTCCGGCATCGGCGCGTTCGAGGGCGTCGTGATGGAGATaatcgtcaccttcggcctcgTCTACACCGTGTACGCCACCGCGGCCGACCCCAAGAAGGGCTCCCTCGGCACCATCGCCCCCATCGCCATCGGATTCATCGTCGGCGCCAAcatcctcgtcgccggccccTTCTCCGGCGGGTCCATGAACCCGGCCCGCTCCTTCGGCCCCGCCGTGGCCAGCGGCGACTTCACCAACATCTGGATCTACTGGGTCGGCCCGCTcatcggcggcggcctcgctgGCATCGTCTACCGGTACATCTACATGTGCGGCGACCACGCCCCCGTCGCCAGCAGCGACTTCTAA